The Terracoccus luteus genome includes a region encoding these proteins:
- a CDS encoding SGNH/GDSL hydrolase family protein gives MDFTADEYARRDADRMAEVLVGPPVTWVFLGDSITQGVVHTHGARGYVEHFAERVRGELGRRSDAVVNSGVSGASAGDLLPEFHWRAGRFAPDVVFVMFGTNDVVEGPDGLRAFRFRLDQIVQRTRDLGSTVVLQTPPLLVADGGDRTPERLEEYVGEVRSLANDLGVGLVDHAARWARAGDGAAPAEWLDDPFHPNALGHHELALELFRHLGVDDPASAVCALRPGERVGAGA, from the coding sequence ATGGACTTCACCGCCGACGAGTACGCCCGCCGCGACGCCGACCGGATGGCCGAGGTCCTCGTCGGGCCGCCCGTGACGTGGGTCTTCCTCGGCGACAGCATCACGCAGGGCGTCGTGCACACGCACGGCGCCCGCGGCTACGTCGAGCACTTCGCCGAGCGGGTGCGCGGCGAGCTCGGGCGGCGCTCCGACGCCGTCGTCAACTCCGGCGTGTCCGGCGCCTCTGCCGGCGACCTGCTGCCCGAGTTCCACTGGCGTGCAGGCCGTTTCGCGCCCGACGTCGTGTTCGTCATGTTCGGCACCAACGACGTCGTCGAGGGCCCGGACGGGTTGCGGGCCTTCCGCTTCCGCCTCGACCAGATCGTGCAGCGCACCCGTGACCTCGGCTCGACCGTCGTGCTGCAGACCCCGCCCCTGCTCGTCGCCGACGGCGGCGACCGCACCCCCGAGCGCCTCGAGGAGTACGTCGGCGAGGTGCGCTCCCTCGCCAACGACCTGGGCGTCGGCCTCGTCGACCACGCGGCCCGCTGGGCGCGGGCCGGCGACGGCGCGGCCCCGGCCGAGTGGCTCGACGACCCGTTCCACCCCAACGCCCTCGGCCACCACGAGCTGGCCCTCGAGCTCTTCCGCCACCTCGGCGTCGACGACCCCGCCAGCGCGGTGTGCGCGCTGCGCCCGGGGGAGCGGGTCGGCGCCGGGGCCTGA
- a CDS encoding DUF4870 domain-containing protein produces MTHPIPNPYGHELSAPSGEERTWAVLGHLAAIIAAVVSVGWLSFVGPLLIWALYKDRSAFVRRAAAGAFNFNLAIWAMIIVGWILFITVIGIPVAVLLWIVAGIAGLFFHIRAAVKANRGESYSYPWQIRVLS; encoded by the coding sequence ATGACGCACCCCATCCCGAACCCCTACGGTCACGAGCTCTCGGCGCCCAGCGGCGAGGAGCGCACGTGGGCCGTCCTCGGCCACCTGGCCGCGATCATCGCCGCCGTCGTCTCGGTGGGCTGGCTCAGCTTCGTCGGACCGCTGCTCATCTGGGCCCTCTACAAGGACCGCAGCGCCTTCGTCCGCCGGGCCGCCGCCGGCGCCTTCAACTTCAACCTCGCGATCTGGGCGATGATCATCGTCGGCTGGATCCTCTTCATCACGGTCATCGGCATCCCCGTCGCGGTCCTGCTGTGGATCGTGGCCGGCATCGCCGGGCTCTTCTTCCACATCCGCGCGGCCGTCAAGGCCAACCGCGGCGAGTCGTACAGCTACCCCTGGCAGATCCGCGTCCTCAGCTGA
- a CDS encoding phosphotransferase, which yields MDPPGSEQVALYDDDGRVVGSADRSRVRAENLRHGATAVVVRDRLGRVYLHRRTTTKDVYPGLLDLAAGGVLQVGEDPDAGAVREAEEELGVHGVPLVRLGEADYADDDTCYRAFLYTADYDGPIVWQPEEVSWGTWSTVQALVELLETRPGEVVPDSRALWLGRLREWAADRAPLPGGWDDRAELAELAELVEGRWVDRTPAPHRADALLAECRLLPLIAPSLPLEVPQPAVLTEQPLVVRHPVVAGEPCDPARLTAADGDRVGRFLRALHDTPPTQAEGAGLPGRRDDGPDRALRQAALRSTVLPLLPESLHDVGERLLAGLSTPGEQRVCHADLLPPHVLVRGGAVTGVVDFGDARLTDPALDLAWARWGTPEPFARAAAEAYGADDEQLDRAAGWWALVPWHEVHRARSGRRSAPGPGIEDGLGEAVRRLRDWADRHPSV from the coding sequence GTGGACCCTCCCGGGTCCGAGCAGGTGGCGCTGTACGACGACGACGGCCGGGTCGTCGGCTCGGCCGACCGGTCGCGCGTGCGCGCCGAGAACCTGCGCCACGGTGCGACGGCCGTCGTCGTCCGTGACCGCCTCGGCCGCGTCTACCTCCACCGGCGCACGACGACGAAGGACGTCTATCCCGGGCTGCTCGACCTCGCGGCCGGCGGGGTGCTCCAGGTCGGCGAGGACCCCGACGCCGGCGCCGTGCGCGAGGCGGAGGAGGAGCTCGGCGTGCACGGCGTCCCGCTCGTCCGGCTGGGCGAGGCCGACTACGCCGACGACGACACCTGCTACCGCGCCTTCCTCTACACCGCCGACTACGACGGGCCGATCGTCTGGCAGCCGGAGGAGGTCTCGTGGGGCACGTGGTCGACGGTCCAGGCGCTCGTCGAGCTGCTCGAGACCCGGCCCGGGGAGGTCGTGCCCGACTCGCGTGCGCTGTGGCTGGGCCGGCTTCGGGAGTGGGCCGCCGACCGTGCGCCGCTCCCGGGCGGGTGGGACGACCGGGCCGAGCTGGCCGAGCTGGCCGAGCTGGTCGAGGGCCGATGGGTCGACCGGACCCCGGCGCCGCACCGTGCGGACGCGCTGCTCGCCGAGTGCCGGCTGCTGCCGCTCATCGCGCCGTCGCTCCCGCTCGAGGTGCCCCAGCCCGCAGTCCTGACCGAGCAGCCCCTCGTCGTGCGTCACCCCGTCGTCGCGGGCGAGCCCTGCGACCCGGCGCGCCTGACGGCGGCGGACGGTGACCGGGTCGGGCGGTTCCTCCGCGCCCTGCACGACACTCCGCCGACCCAGGCCGAGGGAGCCGGCCTGCCCGGCCGCCGCGACGACGGGCCCGACCGGGCGCTGCGCCAGGCCGCCCTGCGCTCCACCGTGCTGCCCCTGCTGCCCGAGTCGCTGCACGACGTGGGGGAGCGGCTGCTCGCCGGCCTCTCGACACCCGGTGAGCAGCGCGTCTGCCACGCCGACCTGCTGCCCCCGCACGTGCTGGTGCGGGGCGGCGCGGTCACGGGAGTCGTCGACTTCGGCGACGCCCGCCTCACCGACCCGGCCCTCGACCTCGCCTGGGCCCGGTGGGGGACCCCGGAGCCCTTCGCCCGGGCGGCCGCCGAGGCGTACGGCGCCGACGACGAGCAGCTCGACCGGGCCGCCGGGTGGTGGGCCCTCGTCCCGTGGCACGAGGTCCACCGGGCGCGCAGTGGGCGGCGGTCCGCCCCCGGTCCGGGCATCGAGGACGGCCTCGGCGAGGCCGTGCGACGGCTGCGCGACTGGGCCGACCGGCATCCGTCGGTCTGA
- a CDS encoding WS/DGAT/MGAT family O-acyltransferase: MPDRLTSLDASFLYLEESTTSMHVGSVMLFDPPKQGFDYDRLLHIVEHRIGAIPRFRQKVVDVPGRIANPVWVDDENFDMSYHVRRAGLPRPGSDEQLQDFVARVQPRKLDRTRPLWEVYLVEGLAEGRFAIVTKTHHALIDGVNALDIAHVIVDSVEGDDDLLPAAPWEPGRSPSPAELVTGALVDAVRRPTQVVDLVRGGIDDVVNVGLRAAESAGHLLGAVARTAARPAPESPLNVEIGTARRWVMVATDLDDYREVRSRLARGAYAEDVSINDVVLATIAGGFRTWLLGRGEAVSTKSVVRAMVPVSIYGDDPAGMYANQVMACVVNLPVGEPGASMRLHQIAFSMRQQMEGGQAVGATSLANLAGFAPPTLHALGARLGSAMSRRLYNVMVTNVPGPQSPLWAGDAQMVSTFPVTPLARGQALSIGVTSYNGGVYFGLNADREAMPDLGDLAGAIVESLDELKSGRES; the protein is encoded by the coding sequence ATGCCGGACCGCCTGACGTCGCTCGACGCCTCCTTCCTCTACCTCGAGGAGTCGACGACGTCGATGCACGTCGGGTCGGTCATGCTCTTCGACCCGCCGAAGCAGGGCTTCGACTACGACCGGCTGCTGCACATCGTCGAGCACCGCATCGGCGCCATCCCGCGGTTCCGGCAGAAGGTCGTCGACGTGCCCGGGCGCATCGCCAACCCCGTCTGGGTCGACGACGAGAACTTCGACATGAGCTACCACGTGCGTCGGGCGGGCCTGCCCCGGCCCGGCAGCGACGAGCAGCTGCAGGACTTCGTCGCGCGGGTGCAGCCGCGCAAGCTCGACCGCACCCGGCCGCTGTGGGAGGTCTACCTCGTCGAGGGCCTCGCCGAGGGTCGCTTCGCCATCGTCACCAAGACCCACCACGCCCTCATCGACGGCGTCAACGCCCTCGACATCGCCCACGTCATCGTCGACTCGGTCGAGGGTGACGACGACCTGCTGCCCGCCGCGCCGTGGGAGCCGGGCCGCTCGCCGTCGCCGGCCGAGCTCGTCACCGGCGCCCTCGTCGACGCCGTCCGGCGGCCCACGCAGGTCGTCGACCTCGTGCGCGGCGGCATCGACGACGTCGTCAACGTGGGCCTGCGCGCCGCCGAGTCGGCGGGTCACCTGCTCGGAGCCGTCGCCCGCACGGCGGCCCGGCCGGCCCCGGAGTCGCCGCTCAACGTCGAGATCGGCACAGCCCGCCGGTGGGTCATGGTGGCGACCGACCTCGACGACTACCGCGAGGTGCGCTCGCGCCTGGCCCGCGGCGCCTACGCCGAGGACGTCTCGATCAACGACGTCGTCCTCGCCACGATCGCCGGTGGGTTCCGCACCTGGCTGCTCGGGCGCGGCGAGGCCGTCAGCACCAAGAGCGTCGTGCGGGCGATGGTGCCGGTGAGCATCTACGGCGACGACCCCGCGGGCATGTACGCCAACCAGGTCATGGCCTGCGTCGTCAACCTGCCGGTGGGCGAGCCAGGCGCGTCGATGCGGCTGCACCAGATCGCCTTCTCGATGCGCCAGCAGATGGAGGGCGGGCAGGCCGTGGGGGCGACGTCGCTCGCCAACCTCGCCGGCTTCGCGCCGCCGACGCTGCACGCGCTCGGCGCCCGCCTCGGCTCGGCGATGTCGCGGCGGCTCTACAACGTCATGGTGACCAACGTCCCGGGCCCGCAGTCGCCGCTGTGGGCCGGTGACGCGCAGATGGTCTCGACCTTCCCGGTCACGCCGCTCGCGCGCGGTCAGGCCCTGTCGATCGGCGTCACCTCGTACAACGGCGGCGTGTACTTCGGCCTCAACGCCGACCGCGAGGCCATGCCCGACCTCGGCGACCTCGCCGGGGCGATCGTCGAGTCGCTCGACGAGCTCAAGAGCGGGAGGGAGTCCTGA
- a CDS encoding DUF2505 domain-containing protein, translating to MKISESIAYPAAPSDVFTMLTDEEFQNRKCVDAGALRHDVAVTPTGDGARVVTHRDLPTDRLPDFATSIVGQTLSITETYDWGAAQADGGRRGTLLVEVKGAPVAMRADVALSATGGGSTVSFDGDLKASIPLLGGRIEKAAAPAVIAGIRSEQRTGRAWLAEGH from the coding sequence ATGAAGATCAGCGAGTCGATCGCCTACCCCGCCGCCCCCTCCGACGTCTTCACCATGCTCACCGACGAGGAGTTCCAGAACCGGAAGTGCGTCGACGCCGGCGCGCTGCGCCACGACGTCGCGGTGACGCCGACCGGTGACGGCGCCCGGGTCGTCACCCACCGCGACCTGCCCACCGACCGCCTGCCCGACTTCGCCACGTCGATCGTGGGCCAGACCCTCAGCATCACCGAGACCTACGACTGGGGCGCCGCGCAGGCCGACGGCGGTCGCCGCGGCACCCTGCTCGTCGAGGTCAAGGGGGCGCCGGTCGCGATGCGCGCCGACGTCGCTCTCTCGGCCACCGGTGGTGGCAGCACCGTCTCGTTCGACGGCGACCTCAAGGCCTCCATCCCGCTGCTCGGCGGGCGCATCGAGAAGGCCGCCGCGCCCGCGGTCATCGCCGGCATCCGTAGCGAGCAGCGCACCGGCCGGGCCTGGCTCGCCGAGGGTCACTGA
- a CDS encoding DUF6912 family protein, with amino-acid sequence MPVVRVYLPVGRADLDELASGGAVVASSAQPRPAFAVTPALQAQGPGLDAEDLEYAAFSDAVAAAGAARADGGDRRIVIAADADPRWVSSDAVVAEDGALSAVAIVEALPLSRLASFHVDEEAGEPDDGDADDLLWYDVTELDEVRGLVR; translated from the coding sequence ATGCCGGTCGTCCGCGTGTACCTGCCCGTGGGGCGGGCCGACCTCGACGAGCTGGCGAGCGGCGGCGCCGTCGTGGCGTCGTCGGCCCAGCCGCGCCCCGCCTTCGCGGTAACGCCGGCGCTGCAGGCGCAAGGCCCCGGGCTCGACGCCGAGGACCTCGAGTACGCCGCCTTCAGCGATGCCGTCGCCGCCGCGGGCGCGGCCCGCGCCGACGGGGGTGACCGGCGCATCGTCATCGCGGCGGATGCCGACCCCCGCTGGGTGTCGTCGGATGCCGTCGTGGCCGAGGACGGCGCGCTGTCCGCCGTCGCGATCGTCGAGGCCCTCCCGCTGTCGCGGCTCGCCTCGTTCCACGTCGACGAGGAGGCGGGCGAGCCCGACGACGGCGACGCCGACGACCTGCTCTGGTACGACGTCACCGAGCTCGACGAGGTGCGGGGGCTCGTGCGTTGA
- the pruA gene encoding L-glutamate gamma-semialdehyde dehydrogenase produces the protein MDAVTHVPEPANEPVLDYAPGSPERARLESALAEIGSSGPVELPHVIDGERVAGTGRRIAVRQPHAHRKVLGHLRNASVKEARSAVEAAKNAAPMWRELSFDDRAAVLLKAADLLAGPWRARINAATMLGQSKTAYQAEIDSACELIDFWRLNVHFARGILEQQPPLNSRGVWNRSDYRSLEGFVYAITPFNFTAIAGNLPTAPALMGNTVVWKPSPTQQFAASLTMQLLEEAGMPPGVINMVTGDGLNVSKVALADEDLAGIHFTGSTPTFQHLWQEVGSNLQRYRTYPRLVGETGGKDFIVAHPTADPDVLRTAMIRGAFEFQGQKCSAASRAYVPASLWKRIKGDLVEITNGLTQGDVTDLSNFMGAVIDDRAFAKHKDAIDRAYATRGIDVVAGGTYDDSVGYFVRPTVLEIKDAADESFRTEYFGPILSVHVYPDAQYDRVVDQMERFAPYGLTGSIIAQDRRVIADATKRLRFAAGNFYVNDKPTGAVVGQQPFGGGRASGTNDKAGAAQNLLRWTSVRSIKETFVPPKDHAYPHMG, from the coding sequence ATGGATGCAGTGACCCACGTCCCCGAGCCGGCCAACGAGCCGGTGCTCGACTACGCCCCGGGCTCGCCCGAGCGGGCGCGGCTCGAGTCGGCCCTGGCCGAGATCGGCTCGAGCGGACCGGTCGAGCTGCCCCACGTCATCGACGGCGAGCGGGTGGCCGGCACCGGGCGCCGCATCGCCGTCCGCCAGCCGCACGCCCACCGCAAGGTCCTCGGTCACCTGCGCAACGCGAGCGTCAAGGAGGCCCGGTCGGCGGTCGAGGCCGCGAAGAACGCGGCGCCGATGTGGCGCGAGCTGTCGTTCGACGACCGGGCGGCCGTGCTGCTCAAGGCCGCCGACCTGCTCGCCGGCCCGTGGCGTGCCCGCATCAACGCGGCGACGATGCTCGGCCAGAGCAAGACCGCCTACCAGGCCGAGATCGACAGCGCGTGCGAGCTCATCGACTTCTGGCGCCTCAACGTCCACTTCGCCCGCGGCATCCTCGAGCAGCAGCCGCCGCTCAACTCGCGTGGCGTCTGGAACCGCTCCGACTACCGCTCGCTCGAGGGCTTCGTCTACGCGATCACGCCCTTCAACTTCACCGCCATCGCCGGCAACCTGCCGACCGCCCCCGCCCTCATGGGCAACACGGTCGTGTGGAAGCCGTCGCCGACCCAGCAGTTCGCCGCGTCGCTGACGATGCAGCTGCTCGAGGAGGCCGGCATGCCGCCCGGCGTCATCAACATGGTGACGGGCGACGGGCTCAACGTCAGCAAGGTCGCGCTCGCCGACGAGGACCTCGCCGGCATCCACTTCACCGGCTCGACGCCCACCTTCCAGCACCTGTGGCAGGAGGTCGGCAGCAACCTCCAGCGCTACCGCACCTACCCGCGGCTCGTCGGCGAGACCGGCGGCAAGGACTTCATCGTCGCCCACCCGACGGCCGACCCCGACGTGCTGCGCACGGCGATGATCCGCGGCGCCTTCGAGTTCCAGGGCCAGAAGTGCTCGGCCGCCTCGCGCGCCTACGTCCCCGCGTCGCTGTGGAAGCGCATCAAGGGCGACCTCGTCGAGATCACGAACGGCCTCACGCAGGGCGACGTCACCGACCTGTCGAACTTCATGGGCGCCGTCATCGACGACCGCGCCTTCGCCAAGCACAAGGACGCCATCGACCGCGCCTACGCGACGCGCGGCATCGACGTCGTCGCCGGCGGCACGTACGACGACTCCGTCGGCTACTTCGTGCGCCCGACGGTGCTCGAGATCAAGGACGCCGCCGACGAGTCGTTCCGCACCGAGTACTTCGGCCCCATCCTGTCGGTGCACGTCTACCCCGACGCGCAGTACGACCGGGTCGTCGACCAGATGGAGCGCTTCGCGCCCTACGGCCTCACCGGGTCGATCATCGCCCAGGACCGCCGGGTCATCGCCGACGCCACGAAGCGCCTGCGTTTCGCCGCCGGCAACTTCTACGTCAACGACAAGCCGACCGGCGCCGTCGTCGGCCAGCAGCCCTTCGGCGGTGGCCGCGCGTCGGGCACCAACGACAAGGCCGGCGCCGCGCAGAACCTGCTGCGCTGGACCAGCGTGCGCTCCATCAAGGAGACCTTCGTGCCGCCCAAGGACCACGCCTACCCGCACATGGGCTGA